A DNA window from Pontimonas salivibrio contains the following coding sequences:
- a CDS encoding CDP-alcohol phosphatidyltransferase family protein, with protein MTFSANARARKPPTLQPRRLSALTQLSFWLVVGSVLALSSAVFVAGVNPVRLSVVGIGFLLAASFTLWLFRRGFPHPTLGAGNLVTLARMALIVSLLAATSGGARPWLVVAVASVALALDGVDGWLARRDDRVSSFGETLDTEVDSAFTVILAASAMVAGTIGPVVLLLALPRYLFVGASWVWPWLKGSLPESLARKVICVVQVIALIALQVPGLIGVLTTPLVLVVSGALLWSFGRDVVWLWRHRA; from the coding sequence GTGACTTTTTCAGCCAACGCACGGGCCCGCAAGCCCCCCACCCTCCAGCCCCGCAGGCTGTCGGCGTTGACTCAGCTGTCCTTCTGGCTTGTAGTCGGCAGCGTGTTGGCACTGTCTTCTGCCGTCTTCGTGGCGGGTGTGAATCCGGTTCGACTCAGCGTGGTCGGCATCGGATTCCTATTAGCTGCCAGTTTCACGCTCTGGCTGTTCCGTCGAGGGTTTCCACACCCGACTCTCGGCGCAGGCAACCTGGTCACCTTGGCCCGAATGGCGCTCATCGTGAGCCTGCTAGCCGCAACATCCGGTGGCGCACGCCCGTGGCTGGTCGTGGCAGTGGCGAGTGTTGCACTCGCCCTTGATGGTGTGGACGGTTGGTTGGCGAGACGAGACGACCGGGTGTCGAGCTTTGGCGAGACTCTGGATACGGAAGTGGACTCGGCGTTTACGGTGATCCTCGCTGCGAGCGCTATGGTTGCCGGAACGATTGGCCCAGTGGTGTTGTTACTCGCCCTGCCCCGCTACCTCTTTGTAGGGGCTTCGTGGGTCTGGCCCTGGCTGAAGGGTTCTCTGCCGGAGAGCCTGGCCCGCAAAGTGATCTGTGTGGTTCAAGTCATAGCACTAATTGCCCTGCAGGTGCCTGGGCTTATTGGGGTTCTCACCACACCTTTGGTGTTAGTGGTCAGCGGAGCTCTGCTGTGGTCATTCGGTCGGGATGTGGTGTGGCTCTGGCGCCACAGGGCTTAA
- a CDS encoding lysylphosphatidylglycerol synthase transmembrane domain-containing protein, whose product MGSSRRTRRRWVLLVVQVAVAVGLLTLVWRVVDGGEALQLLSQANLLWIIAAIAVLSLQIVLSALRWQITAGQLGITLNRRSAIKEYYLSQIINQTLPGGVLGDAGRAVRVRAQAGLWASGQAVVLERLAGQIGLLIVLTVAFSVTVTVPGGVVWPGWLAATVTILIVGGLAAPFVLGAVARLLPPRARQLVNGLIASARRALAGKEVRVWQLVFSLATALANIAGVVFCARALGVDLPFGVAMAIVPLILFTMLVPITVSGWGLREAAAAVLFPLVGLGAAEGLATSVAFGVVLIVIALPGLLFLRSTTHQVAQ is encoded by the coding sequence ATGGGAAGCTCTCGTCGCACTCGCCGCCGCTGGGTTCTTCTGGTCGTTCAGGTGGCTGTGGCGGTGGGTCTCCTGACGCTGGTGTGGCGTGTGGTTGACGGCGGTGAAGCCCTTCAGCTTCTGTCTCAGGCGAACCTCTTGTGGATCATCGCAGCCATCGCGGTGTTGAGCCTGCAGATTGTTCTCTCAGCACTTCGCTGGCAGATCACAGCCGGCCAGTTGGGCATCACCCTCAATCGCCGCTCGGCGATTAAGGAGTATTACCTCTCCCAGATCATCAACCAAACCCTTCCCGGTGGGGTGTTGGGCGATGCCGGCCGGGCGGTGCGGGTGAGAGCTCAGGCGGGTTTATGGGCCTCCGGACAGGCTGTTGTCTTAGAGCGCCTCGCCGGTCAGATCGGTCTGCTGATTGTGCTGACCGTTGCCTTTAGTGTGACGGTGACTGTGCCGGGTGGCGTGGTGTGGCCGGGGTGGCTTGCCGCGACAGTCACCATCCTGATTGTTGGTGGACTTGCAGCACCCTTTGTGCTTGGTGCTGTCGCGCGTCTTCTCCCTCCACGTGCCAGGCAATTGGTCAATGGGTTAATCGCTTCAGCGCGCCGCGCCCTGGCCGGCAAGGAAGTCCGGGTGTGGCAATTGGTCTTCAGTCTTGCGACAGCGCTGGCAAACATTGCCGGCGTGGTGTTTTGTGCCAGGGCACTCGGTGTTGATTTGCCCTTTGGTGTGGCAATGGCCATCGTGCCGCTGATCCTCTTCACCATGTTGGTTCCCATCACGGTGAGCGGGTGGGGGCTTCGTGAAGCCGCCGCCGCTGTACTGTTTCCCCTTGTTGGCCTGGGTGCCGCAGAAGGCCTGGCCACCAGTGTGGCCTTCGGGGTGGTCCTCATCGTGATTGCCCTTCCAGGGCTGTTGTTTCTGCGCTCCACAACCCACCAGGTCGCTCAATGA